Proteins encoded in a region of the Populus nigra chromosome 3, ddPopNigr1.1, whole genome shotgun sequence genome:
- the LOC133688012 gene encoding probable glutathione S-transferase: MAEEVKVFRSWSSPFPLRVIWALRLKGVKFDVICEDLFHKSPLLLQYNPVGKKVPVLVHDGKAICESLVILEYIEETWKQTPLLPEDPYQKANARFWAKFSDDKVFQLIKWDVLLKEGKEQEEGILASLQNLRYLEEELRGKKFFGGEAIGLADLALGWLAYYLNIIEEVAGLKLVDQESFPSLVAWMQDFANAPVIHGSWPDRDKLAEKFVAMREASLGKETRK; the protein is encoded by the exons ATGGCAGAGGAAGTGAAGGTTTTTAGGTCATGGTCAAGTCCATTTCCTTTGAGAGTCATCTGGGCACTGAGATTGAAGGGTGTTAAGTTTGATGTAATATGCGAAGATCTCTTCCACAAGAGCCCTTTGCTCTTGCAATATAATCCTGTCGGAAAGAAGGTTCCTGTGCTTGTCCACGACGGTAAAGCCATCTGTGAATCACTAGTTATTCTTGAATACATTGAAGAGACATGGAAGCAAACTCCTTTGTTGCCTGAAGATCCTTACCAGAAAGCCAATGCTCGTTTCTGGGCCAAATTTAGTGATGACAAG GTCTTCCAGTTAATTAAGTGGGATGTGCTCTTGAAGGAGGGAAAAGAGCAAGAAGAAGGGATACTTGCATCCTTGCAGAACTTGAGATATTTAGAAGAAGAGCTAAGAGGAAAGAAATTCTTCGGCGGGGAGGCAATTGGACTAGCAGACCTTGCATTAGGATGGCTTGCTTATTACCTTAATATCATTGAGGAGGTAGCAGGTCTAAAACTGGTGGACCAGGAAAGTTTTCCATCCCTAGTGGCATGGATGCAAGACTTTGCAAATGCTCCAGTCATCCATGGAAGCTGGCCCGATAGAGACAAGCTGGCTGAGAAGTTTGTTGCCATGCGCGAGGCCAGTCTTGGAAAAGAAACACGTAAATGA